The following are encoded in a window of Deltaproteobacteria bacterium genomic DNA:
- a CDS encoding methyltransferase, whose protein sequence is MESTPISRVDVKPNETVDAFLDGRLRLIQSRNGYRFSIDAVLLAGFVTSKPGEVIVDLGTGCGVIPLMLLLTRSISYAVGVEIQPDLADQARRNALLNGYGERMAVVLGDARHVPIRPLSADIVLCNPPYRKRDSGRISTDRERAIARHEIKLSLDDILEAARMLLRPRGRFAMVYPAFRLVDMLVRMRAFGLEPKRIQVVYPEPETDSKLVLVEAVPGGGVGVRILPPLFGQGEFSIPGKAF, encoded by the coding sequence ATGGAATCGACTCCCATTTCCAGGGTGGACGTGAAGCCGAACGAAACCGTCGATGCCTTCCTGGATGGCCGCCTGCGTCTGATCCAATCCAGAAATGGATACCGGTTTTCGATCGATGCTGTTCTCCTTGCTGGATTCGTAACGTCCAAGCCGGGCGAGGTGATCGTCGACCTCGGGACCGGTTGCGGGGTCATTCCGCTCATGCTTCTTCTTACGCGTTCCATCTCCTATGCCGTGGGCGTTGAAATCCAACCGGACCTCGCCGACCAGGCCAGGAGAAATGCGCTGCTGAACGGGTACGGCGAGAGGATGGCCGTCGTTCTCGGGGATGCCAGACACGTCCCTATCAGGCCCCTCTCCGCCGACATCGTTCTGTGTAATCCTCCTTACCGCAAAAGGGACAGCGGGCGCATCAGCACCGACAGGGAGCGAGCCATAGCACGACATGAGATCAAGCTTTCCCTGGACGACATCCTGGAGGCCGCCAGGATGCTTCTCAGGCCGCGGGGAAGGTTCGCCATGGTCTATCCGGCCTTTCGGCTCGTTGACATGCTGGTCAGGATGAGGGCCTTCGGCCTTGAACCCAAGCGGATCCAGGTGGTCTATCCCGAACCCGAAACAGACTCAAAGCTGGTTCTGGTAGAGGCCGTCCCGGGAGGTGGGGTCGGGGTCAGGATCCTGCCTCCGCTCTTCGGACAGGGCGAGTTTTCCATCCCTGGAAAGGCCTTTTGA